A window of Herpetosiphonaceae bacterium genomic DNA:
CGAGCTGGGGCGTGAGCGTCAATCCCGCGAATGCAAGATCAGCTACTGGCGGCTGAAGCATAAACATGGCCTGGAAGAGCGCGGGACGGCTGAAATCAGGCTCCGGCTGCACCAGCTCGATGAGCCGTTCAAACGGGAGATCCTGGTGTGTATACCCCTGAATCGCTACCTGGCGCACCCGATGTAGCAGCTGGCGAAAGCTGGGATTGCCGCTGAGATCGCTACGCATGACCAGCGTGTTACTGAAGACGCCAAGCACATCCGCGATCTCTGCTCGGTTGCGATTGACGATCGGCGTGCCGATTGCCAGGTCTGTCTGCTGGGAGTAGCGGTACAGCAACACGTTGAAGGCCGCCAGCAGCACCATGAAGAGCGTCGCGTCTTCGGCCCGCGCCAGATCCTCGAGCGCCGGGCTCAGACGGGCGGACATCACGCGACTCTGCACGGCACCACTAAAGGTTGGCGTCGCGGATCGAGGCCGATCTGTCGGGAGTTCGAGCGCCGGAAGCGCTGCCAGCTGCCGCTGCCAGTACTCTACCTGGTTGCTAAGCCTGTCGGCTTCCATCTGCTGGTGCTGCCAGACAGCAACATCCACATACTGGATCGGCAGCTCGGGGAGATGTGCCGTTTGGTCGGTGGCAAATGCGCTGTACAACGATGCAAGCTCACGCATCAAGATATGGATTGAAGAAGCATCGGCGATAATCTTGTGCAGCGTGAGCAGCAGCAGCGCTCGATCGTCGCTGCGCCGCAGCAGGCAAGCCCGTACAAGCGGGCCGCACTGAAGATCGAAAGGACGTTGCGCTTCCTGAGCTGCCAGATCAAGAGCGAGCGCCTCGACCGTCGTCGCCGACTCTGCCCGTAGATCGATCTCACTGAGCGGAAACGTACTCTGCGTGGCAAGAACCTGAACCGGCAGATCGTCGGTCGCGTGAAACGTCGTCCGTAACGCTTCATGCCGCGCAACCAGAGCATCCAGCGATCGTTGGAGAACCGCGGGATCGATCTGACCGCTGATGTCATACGCCTGTGAGACATGGCACAGGCCCAGCGCTGGCGCGTATGCTTCGAGCAACCAGAAGCGCCGCTGCGCAAACGATGTTGGAAATATAGCCACTGCCCTGCTCTGACGCGGGATCTGCGGTGGTTTGGATACGACCTGCGCTTTTTGCTGTTGGCGCTTGCGAAAGCTCGCTATCCGTGGGTCCGAGGAAAGCTGTGCCAGCGGGCGTACACGATTGTTCTCGCTCATGCATGTTTCCTTGTGATATGGACGAGCTTTTGTCGGTCAGCAATGCGTGCAAATCGTCGTCCGACCAGTCAAGGGAAACAGGCGCTTTCTAGCTTGTCGAAAGCGCCAGCTTCTGATGTGTATGCTTGAGCAACTAGACTTTTTGCAATCCACTTGCTTCAAGATAGCCCACCAGCGCCTGCAAAAACTCCTCCATATGATGATCGCCGTAGAAGTGATCGCCATCACACATGTGAACGTGGAAGCTGCCGGTGGTGTACGGCTTCCATGTCGACAACACTTGCGGATCGATGACCTGGTCGTGGATGGAGGCGAAGGCCGTGATCGGGCAATCGAGCGGTCGATCGAATGGAGGAAGATTCTGCTCGGCCAGATCAGCCGCATACATCATCGACGGCAGGCGCGAGAGCACATACTGATGCTCAGGCGATTCTGCCGGGAAGTAGCTCGTCATGATGTTTATAAAGTTGGATGTGCGCATAAACGCAATCGTTGGAGCCTGCTGATCCGGCGCTGGATACGTCACGACAATCAGATGCGCAATCTCGACGTTGTGGGTGGCACGTAAATAGCGCGCCGATTCGTAGGCCCATAGTGCGCCCAGGCAGATACCGCAGAAGATCAGCTTCTGACCGGCGCGGCTCTGCTCGACAATCGACTCGGACAGGGTGGCGATCACCTGCTGAACGTCGTTATACTCTTCCCCTTCCGGCAATTGGACGGCACATAATTCAAGCGATTCGGGCAGGAAGTTGACCCATCGATCGTACATAAAGGCCTCAGCACCGGCGGGCGGGAAACAGATCAGCCGCGCTTCAGCCTCTGGTCGCGGACGGGGAAACCGGAGCCACCCGTCGGACGAAACAAATAGCTCGTCATTTTCAACGAACCAGGTACCCGGTGATACATCGGCAGTGTCGGTCATGGTGTGCTCCTTTCAGGGGTTTTCCTCATTG
This region includes:
- a CDS encoding thioesterase domain-containing protein, yielding MTDTADVSPGTWFVENDELFVSSDGWLRFPRPRPEAEARLICFPPAGAEAFMYDRWVNFLPESLELCAVQLPEGEEYNDVQQVIATLSESIVEQSRAGQKLIFCGICLGALWAYESARYLRATHNVEIAHLIVVTYPAPDQQAPTIAFMRTSNFINIMTSYFPAESPEHQYVLSRLPSMMYAADLAEQNLPPFDRPLDCPITAFASIHDQVIDPQVLSTWKPYTTGSFHVHMCDGDHFYGDHHMEEFLQALVGYLEASGLQKV